A single window of Ktedonobacteraceae bacterium DNA harbors:
- a CDS encoding retropepsin-like aspartic protease, translating to MNESKNSLRISYALCCVVVIALFLAACSGPTTTSSSQTYTVNVKVVKGQDNATVVLLPVMIHGHGPFTFALDTGASISLIAPSLVRRFGLQAAGSSQSISGIGGVQQATPVSISNWSTGSIHLPSAVIVSASIPHERGSGFVGLLGSDIWSRFGKFTLDYSGGTLTVYKQIATSSDSIPAVSSGQIRVVRLAAASIDRWRRSPA from the coding sequence ATGAATGAGAGCAAAAATAGCTTGAGAATATCCTATGCGTTGTGCTGTGTGGTGGTCATCGCGCTATTCCTGGCGGCATGTAGCGGGCCTACGACCACTTCGAGCAGCCAGACCTATACGGTAAATGTGAAGGTGGTGAAAGGCCAGGATAATGCGACGGTTGTACTGCTGCCCGTCATGATACATGGTCACGGGCCGTTTACGTTCGCGCTTGATACCGGCGCCAGCATCTCTTTAATTGCTCCTTCGCTTGTCAGACGGTTTGGGCTGCAAGCAGCAGGTTCCAGCCAGTCAATCAGCGGGATTGGCGGCGTGCAGCAGGCGACGCCGGTGTCCATATCCAATTGGAGTACCGGTTCTATCCATTTGCCATCAGCAGTCATTGTGTCGGCCTCCATTCCTCATGAGCGTGGAAGCGGTTTTGTCGGGCTGCTTGGCTCTGATATATGGAGCCGCTTTGGCAAGTTTACCCTCGACTATAGCGGTGGCACGCTCACAGTCTATAAGCAGATAGCCACATCTTCTGATAGCATCCCAGCCGTTTCTAGCGGGCAAATTCGCGTAGTGAGGCTGGCAGCGGCATCCATTGATAGGTGGCGCCGCAGTCCGGCATGA